From a single Deltaproteobacteria bacterium genomic region:
- a CDS encoding MerR family transcriptional regulator, with product MNKPLKIKDVSELTGLSKHTLRYYEKIGLIDQVKRRGDGHRYYSENDVAWIEFLNRLRVTGMPISRMKTFADLRRKGNSTAGERREMLENFKDDLYQRLTDLSKHLEAIEKKIKHYKELEKKTKSMRSKS from the coding sequence ATGAATAAACCGTTAAAGATAAAAGACGTCTCGGAGTTAACGGGGCTAAGTAAACATACTCTCAGATACTATGAGAAAATAGGCCTGATTGACCAAGTAAAAAGGAGGGGTGACGGCCATCGTTACTACTCCGAAAACGATGTAGCCTGGATAGAGTTCCTGAATAGACTCCGAGTAACGGGAATGCCTATAAGCCGGATGAAAACATTCGCAGATCTCAGGCGGAAAGGTAATTCAACAGCGGGGGAACGCAGGGAGATGCTCGAGAATTTTAAGGACGATTTATACCAAAGGCTGACTGATCTTAGTAAACATCTGGAGGCAATTGAGAAAAAGATAAAACATTACAAAGAACTTGAAAAAAAGACGAAGTCAATGAGGAGTAAGTCATGA
- a CDS encoding nuclear transport factor 2 family protein: MNKQNAVEKFFSGIGGGNMDEILEAVHKDAVFEAQGPGTVPIYNTFHGKEGVTEFVRILGELFDTEDFKVYVTAPHEDYIFAYGLMKHRVRATGKIFECEWALVCKIKEGKIISYKMFEDTFALERAFKA; the protein is encoded by the coding sequence ATGAACAAACAAAATGCAGTTGAAAAATTCTTCTCCGGAATCGGAGGGGGTAATATGGATGAGATTCTTGAAGCCGTTCATAAAGACGCGGTTTTTGAGGCACAGGGACCCGGTACAGTACCCATTTACAATACATTTCACGGGAAAGAAGGAGTAACAGAGTTTGTGCGGATATTAGGTGAATTGTTCGATACAGAGGACTTTAAGGTGTATGTAACCGCCCCTCACGAAGATTATATTTTCGCCTACGGTCTGATGAAGCACCGGGTCAGGGCGACAGGAAAGATATTCGAGTGCGAATGGGCTCTGGTGTGTAAAATAAAGGAAGGTAAGATAATATCCTACAAGATGTTTGAGGATACCTTCGCGCTTGAGAGAGCATTTAAGGCTTAG